Proteins encoded within one genomic window of Dermacentor albipictus isolate Rhodes 1998 colony unplaced genomic scaffold, USDA_Dalb.pri_finalv2 scaffold_21, whole genome shotgun sequence:
- the LOC139052331 gene encoding E3 ubiquitin-protein ligase MARCHF2-like: MASEQYEKSNKETCSESGEREHHLCYRQVNVRTLRNRCHHDDHDSSPEKKSSPVPSSLPSSSQYPETDGARHIPCSGSEPSQSGVVTPSPPDVGSSLEGEEHAGQTNVAALSKDVRQPLLKSPEVMSDSEDDSTRDCASPDQPTGDLNGATNSGPMCRICYEGDQEDPLVSPCSCTGTMAFVHVPCLEHWLNERNVDICELCGERFPMAAQPGSARRFFHYVWQSEGRLRQALLSDLFYFAMMTSAALCFIVIQRALEALDWNVLLPKLIVIIVAGAFHGYCVTRLSNRLRSRYHLFMTWQLENPVPRIVAVTSAREVTVDSA, encoded by the coding sequence ATGGCCAGTGAGCAGTACGAGAAATCGAACAAGGAAACCTGTTCGGAATCAGGTGAGCGCGAGCACCACTTGTGTTATCGTCAAGTTAACGTACGAACGCTGCGAAATCGATGCCACCACGACGATCACGATTCATCACCCGAAAAGAAGAGCTCCCCCGTTCCCTCGTCTTTGCCGTCCTCTTCGCAATACCCAGAGACTGATGGTGCTCGCCACATCCCGTGCTCTGGCTCTGAGCCTTCTCAATCAGGTGTAGTCACCCCCTCGCCACCAGACGTGGGCTCTAGCCTGGAGGGCGAAGAGCACGCAGGGCAAACGAACGTCGCCGCACTGTCCAAGGACGTGCGACAGCCGTTGCTGAAAAGTCCTGAAGTTATGAGCGACTCAGAGGATGACTCCACGCGGGACTGCGCCTCTCCCGATCAGCCAACTGGTGACCTAAACGGGGCTACAAACAGTGGACCCATGTGCCGGATCTGCTACGAAGGCGACCAGGAGGATCCACTCGTGTCCCCCTGCAGCTGCACTGGCACCATGGCCTTCGTGCATGTGCCCTGCCTGGAGCACTGGCTGAACGAGCGGAACGTTGACATCTGCGAGCTCTGCGGTGAGCGTTTCCCGATGGCGGCCCAACCCGGAAGCGCGCGCCGGTTCTTCCACTATGTTTGGCAGAGCGAGGGGCGGCTGCGACAAGCGTTGCTGAGCGACCTATTCTACTTCGCCATGATGACATCAGCAGCACTGTGCTTCATCGTAATCCAAAGAGCGTTGGAAGCACTTGATTGGAACGTTCTTCTCCCGAAACTCATCGTGATTATCGTAGCCGGCGCCTTCCACGGTTATTGCGTGACTCGTTTGTCGAACAGGCTGCGCAGCCGGTATCATTTGTTCATGACGTGGCAGTTGGAGAACCCGGTGCCCCGGATCGTGGCGGTGACTTCGGCCAGAGAAGTGACTGTTGACTCGGCATAA